A genomic stretch from Aedes albopictus strain Foshan chromosome 2, AalbF5, whole genome shotgun sequence includes:
- the LOC134288642 gene encoding uncharacterized protein LOC134288642 — protein MALISVSLIVLVTTCFVRGQVNQISTEFKPPPLPPPQTPTQSTLKLPFNLPPLLPPTSNHISNLPNSNTPPPFQTPFSSPFPSHPPPQFSSQFPPQHTPQLPSQLQSQLPIQLPHQLQQQIPFQLQPPYPIQASPSFSSHGPPFLQNNLLSSLLPPQLPSTLPTKFPPPPPQHGPPKTKLHPLTRQPGPPFPALSAQTGTKNISLEANRSPRTLQMIGTNNQQTFHKISENLRPGANSWYYKKNSFPKRPPHPQAPKISITTPSPPRLIPLNQYNQLEQITKLNQQTQASLQSSFSHWPSLNNQAQSSFNTISTSFNGPPTFGNLNNLNLNSHAPSFNSFGGSVDSFPKLNSPKPPNPTQASPLNTNVKPDISSQPNGHSNHGHQAQPYHPPPFNLNQAPLFPHLHPQQSPPFNTHQQTPSFQSNPPHHQPVTPLEVFQDPALHISPINIPAPEIPYFETLRSQVSALKAKHKDFFNEHQSGDTTSFNNPQHFQPKPVYGPPPKPVYGPPPPGPHSQHLQGHASTWNPEQSKLVPPPKWNPHKFEFEQNNNFGQSLEYTTPKKTLPLQNDFVGFPPAKSSIKHELNFISNWEKGIGIIHKTDHGNAEKGQTIVAAGDTDDFKKIDKQESSKVEVFSTDKMQRRYTERGGSKKQTTAPKKTYEKPNRGRDTTEDKNQEEATTVRVESSKAGGGQFSNETQNAEVQHRKKRDVSGVESSAAESLGNATTARTIVEAKTEESQPHAEPLVAPATDLVDSTTEGLHEVEQLPQAEALVAARRAEDLLDSSEEAALLMDSEEGLYPHAAALRSYEIAEGDAYSDEEAEEAQRKHSAGLAYDDYDDDDLDDEPSIESRSDRFIFEEVDGTTLRPYAVPIISDRIDSFTPIPKSEAAVKPRGLQGRDLMAFLEEALRNSSQFLPDEAEDRSFDVVDPPTDIIKFPYYERTEPPINVDSALRFAENLTTFSKGLYESKNGNQCPEVDVEIPDDSSDESIHTFNPVQRLKRLGNKIDCLKNRNFGKDPLDNPLFKEGFVGGGRSSPDAAPSQPDASIAVFSDVIRLIKQHLDEEEKTKARDFSDIVSPRHLNLSESKTPSPNTAVLEQLRLGKRRPLLPNKQPKKVEEPKPEAIPNTTNESHGLKIVFPRRLNITKTHDEAKKASKSKLGDIEGYKLKLNHSRLTDHENYKASLARKLNFDRPEKAKIPKSQRRDSDDRFTYEDVPSGGSSFMQIFDISSFYPRFVARAHDDDNPLVTKGFETKYDQLEREADELITSVRRSTTDGDRRSANSGRNEDAKDSKDKPYGTSYSPSYRQYRLLSRKDDQKRTPTVDELVDFYSRRRSSEEQFSTTTFAPILPPISLPSTTLKVFDVSTFYPRRNEELYQSLSKRRDNKITLDDLEVLQAPKITPKSDSVEAFKPTAPTKPVIDDIADFEGSQSQLTESSLSPSSNDGHHTFKKSEPPNPDLPETDKATFHLDQPVAASGHRNNRLLPAQVIPRRQYKTKGPGFRRPPVKYRRKKVITSYYN, from the coding sequence ATGGCCCTCATTTCCGTGTCACTCATCGTCCTTGTGACCACCTGCTTTGTCAGGGGTCAAGTCAATCAGATTTCAACAGAATTCAAACCACCACCATTACCACCACCACAAACACCTACACAAAGTACGCTCAAGCTGCCATTCAACCTTCCCCCACTGCTACCTCCCACATCTAATCACATCTCCAATCTTCCCAATAGCaacacccctcccccctttcaaaCTCCTTTCTCTTCACCATTCCCATCTCATCCACCGCCCCAGTTTTCCTCTCAATTCCCTCCCCAGCATACTCCCCAACTCCCATCTCAGTTACAATCCCAGCTCCCCATCCAGTTACCACATCAACTCCAACAGCAAATCCCCTTCCAACTACAACCGCCATATCCTATCCAAGCGTCACCTTCCTTCTCATCCCATGGTCCGCCTTTCCTGCAGAACAATTTACTATCCTCACTTCTCCCACCCCAACTACCTTCAACTTTGCCCACCAAATTCCCTCCTCCACCTCCACAACATGGTCCACCGAAGACAAAGCTTCATCCATTAACAAGGCAACCAGGACCACCCTTCCCAGCACTTTCCGCACAAACTGGCACCAAAAACATCTCATTAGAAGCGAACCGTTCACCGCGAACCTTGCAGATGATCGGCACTAACAATCAACAAACATTTCACAAAATCTCCGAGAATCTACGTCCCGGTGCCAATTCCTGGTACTACAAAAAGAACTCGTTCCCGAAACGACCACCGCATCCGCAAGCACCAAAAATATCCATTACAACTCCATCGCCCCCTCGTTTGATTCCCTTGAATCAGTACAATCAGCTGGAGCAGATCACCAAACTCAATCAACAGACCCAGGCGAGCTTACAGTCATCCTTCAGTCATTGGCCGTCGCTGAATAATCAAGCTCAGAGTTCGTTCAACACCATTAGTACTTCATTCAATGGCCCACCTACCTTCGGCAATCTTAACAATTTAAATCTCAACAGTCACGCTCCTTCCTTCAACAGTTTCGGCGGCAGCGTAGATTCTTTTCCTAAGTTAAACAGTCCCAAACCTCCAAATCCAACGCAGGCTTCACCGTTGAACACTAATGTCAAACCAGACATCAGTTCACAACCGAATGGCCACAGCAATCATGGCCACCAAGCACAACCGTATCATCCACCACCGTTCAATCTGAACCAGGCACCCTTATTCCCACATCTACACCCTCAGCAAAGTCCACCTTTCAATACACACCAGCAAACTCCATCATTCCAGTCAAATCCTCCTCACCATCAACCGGTAACTCCGCTGGAAGTCTTCCAAGATCCGGCCTTACACATATCCCCCATCAACATCCCTGCCCCGGAAATACCGTACTTCGAAACCCTCCGCAGCCAAGTCAGCGCCCTCAAAGCCAAACACAAAGACTTCTTCAATGAACATCAGTCTGGAGATACCACTTCCTTCAACAATCCCCAGCATTTCCAACCCAAACCAGTCTATGGTCCCCCGCCAAAGCCCGTATATGGACCACCTCCTCCAGGTCCACATTCCCAACACTTGCAAGGTCATGCCTCCACCTGGAATCCCGAACAGAGCAAGTTGGTACCACCGCCCAAGTGGAACCCGCACAAGTTCGAATTCGAACAAAACAACAACTTCGGACAAAGCCTGGAGTACACCACGCCGAAGAAAACGCTCCCGCTGCAGAACGACTTTGTCGGATTCCCGCCGGCAAAAAGCTCCATCAAACACGAGCTCAACTTCATCAGCAACTGGGAGAAGGGAATCGGCATCATCCACAAAACCGATCACGGCAACGCCGAAAAAGGTCAAACGATAGTGGCGGCCGGCGATACGGATGACTTCAAGAAAATCGACAAGCAGGAATCGTCCAAGGTGGAAGTGTTCAGCACGGACAAAATGCAGCGGAGGTACACCGAGCGAGGTGGATCGAAGAAGCAAACGACGGCGCCCAAGAAGACGTACGAGAAGCCAAATCGGGGTCGAGATACGACGGAGGACAAAAACCAGGAGGAAGCGACTACGGTTAGGGTGGAGAGTTCGAAAGCGGGTGGTGGACAGTTTTCCAACGAAACGCAGAACGCTGAGGTGCAGCACAGGAAGAAACGAGATGTGTCGGGGGTTGAGAGTAGTGCCGCGGAAAGTCTAGGAAATGCCACTACGGCTAGGACGATCGTGGAAGCGAAAACCGAAGAATCGCAACCACATGCGGAGCCATTGGTAGCCCCAGCGACGGATTTGGTCGACTCAACGACGGAAGGGTTGCATGAAGTGGAACAGTTGCCACAAGCCGAAGCATTGGTAGCTGCAAGGAGAGCGGAGGATTTGTTGGATTCGAGTGAAGAAGCGGCACTGTTGATGGATTCGGAGGAAGGGTTGTACCCGCATGCCGCTGCTTTGCGAAGCTATGAAATAGCCGAAGGTGATGCATATTCCGACGAAGAGGCTGAAGAAGCCCAGCGGAAGCATTCCGCGGGATTGGCTTACGATGATTACGATGATGATGATCTGGATGACGAGCCGTCGATCGAGTCACGTTCGGATAGGTTCATTTTCGAGGAGGTAGATGGAACAACGTTGCGACCTTACGCTGTACCGATAATTTCCGACAGAATCGACAGCTTTACGCCGATTCCTAAATCTGAGGCAGCGGTTAAACCACGGGGACTTCAGGGTAGAGATTTGATGGCTTTCCTTGAAGAAGCGCTGCGAAATTCGTCGCAGTTCTTACCCGATGAAGCTGAAGACCGTAGTTTCGACGTGGTTGATCCGCCGACGGATATTATAAAGTTTCCGTATTATGAACGTACGGAGCCACCAATTAATGTTGATTCGGCGTTGAGGTTCGCTGAGAATTTGACCACATTCTCCAAAGGACTGTACGAATCTAAGAATGGTAATCAGTGTCCGGAAGTGGACGTAGAAATTCCAGATGACTCATCGGATGAGAGCATTCATACATTTAATCCGGTACAAAGGCTGAAGCGATTGGGTAATAAGATCGACTGCCTTAAGAACAGGAATTTCGGAAAAGATCCTTTGGACAACCCGCTGTTCAAGGAAGGCTTTGTTGGCGGAGGACGGTCTTCTCCGGATGCCGCGCCATCACAACCAGATGCATCCATAGCCGTGTTTAGTGATGTAATCCGATTAATCAAGCAGCACTTGGATGAGGAAGAGAAAACAAAGGCCAGAGATTTCAGCGATATAGTTTCTCCAAGACATTTGAATCTATCTGAATCGAAAACACCTTCTCCGAACACCGCTGTTCTAGAGCAGCTAAGGCTAGGTAAACGCAGACCACTGCTTCCGAATAAGCAACCGAAGAAAGTGGAGGAACCAAAACCTGAGGCAATTCCAAACACCACCAATGAAAGTCATGGCTTGAAGATAGTGTTCCCTCGCAGATTGAACATCACTAAAACGCATGATGAAGCGAAGAAAGCTTCCAAATCGAAGTTAGGTGACATAGAAGGATACAAGTTGAAGCTGAACCATTCACGGTTGACTGATCATGAAAACTACAAAGCCTCTTTGGCCAGGAAGCTTAACTTCGATAGGCCGGAAAAAGCCAAGATTCCGAAAAGTCAGCGTCGAGATTCGGACGATCGATTCACGTACGAGGATGTGCCGAGCGGAGGTTCGTCGTTCATGCAGATATTCGATATCTCATCGTTTTATCCAAGGTTCGTCGCCAGAGCTCATGACGACGACAATCCATTAGTGACTAAAGGATTCGAAACGAAGTATGATCAACTGGAACGAGAGGCTGATGAATTGATTACTTCGGTGCGAAGAAGTACTACTGATGGAGATCGTCGGTCGGCAAACTCGGGGCGGAATGAAGATGCGAAGGATTCAAAGGACAAACCTTATGGTACTAGTTATTCTCCGTCTTACCGACAATACCGATTACTATCCAGGAAAGACGATCAGAAGCGGACTCCAACCGTAGATGAACTTGTGGATTTCTATAGCAGAAGACGAAGTAGCGAGGAGCAGTTTTCAACGACCACTTTCGCTCCTATTCTGCCTCCCATCTCACTGCCGTCAACTACTTTGAAGGTTTTCGACGTTTCGACATTCTATCCACGTAGGAACGAAGAACTGTATCAATCACTGTCTAAACGTAGAGACAACAAGATAACCCTGGATGATTTGGAAGTTCTGCAAGCGCCAAAGATTACGCCGAAGTCAGATAGTGTGGAGGCCTTCAAACCAACGGCACCGACCAAGCCCGTGATAGATGACATAGCAGATTTCGAGGGATCACAATCGCAGCTGACGGAAAGTTCCCTGTCTCCATCCTCAAACGATGGTCACCACACATTCAAAAAATCCGAACCACCCAATCCGGACCTTCCGGAAACGGACAAAGCAACCTTCCACCTGGATCAACCGGTTGCTGCGTCCGGTCATCGTAACAACCGCCTGCTTCCGGCCCAAGTCATACCCCGGAGGCAGTACAAAACCAAAGGACCAGGCTTCAGGAGACCTCCGGTCAAGTACCGACGGAAGAAGGTTATCACCAGTTATTACAACTGA